A portion of the Agrobacterium tumefaciens genome contains these proteins:
- a CDS encoding aspartate/glutamate racemase family protein, which yields MRILVINPNTTQSMTATIADAATRAASCDTEILAVTSSMGPVSIEGYYDEVFAVPGLLLELAKAPTLGARAAVIACFDDTGLDAARALADIPVIGICEAAVSATAFIAQRFTIVTTMERSRLPLEHLVHRYGMSARCNVRAADIPVLSLEDPASNARERLREEISLALRQDRAEAIVLGCAGMADLTAELRSEFGVPVIDGVAAAVKQAESLVSMGLSTAKRGAYATPLAKPYRGLLEAFGPDRLAGVSVDG from the coding sequence ATGCGCATCCTCGTCATTAATCCGAATACGACGCAATCCATGACGGCGACGATCGCCGACGCGGCGACGCGGGCGGCCAGTTGCGATACGGAAATCCTCGCAGTGACCTCTTCCATGGGGCCTGTCTCCATCGAAGGATATTACGATGAGGTTTTCGCGGTACCCGGCCTGCTGCTCGAGCTTGCCAAGGCGCCGACGCTTGGTGCCAGGGCAGCCGTCATCGCCTGTTTCGACGACACCGGGCTCGATGCGGCCCGCGCGCTCGCCGACATACCCGTAATTGGGATTTGCGAAGCGGCGGTTTCAGCCACGGCATTCATCGCGCAGAGGTTTACGATCGTTACGACGATGGAGCGTTCGCGGCTGCCGCTCGAACATCTCGTTCACCGTTATGGCATGTCTGCCCGCTGCAATGTGCGTGCCGCCGATATTCCCGTCCTGTCGCTGGAAGATCCGGCATCAAATGCCAGGGAGAGGCTGCGGGAAGAGATTTCACTGGCCCTGCGTCAAGATCGCGCCGAAGCGATCGTGCTTGGCTGTGCCGGTATGGCGGATCTCACCGCCGAGTTGCGCAGCGAATTCGGCGTGCCTGTTATCGATGGAGTCGCTGCGGCGGTGAAACAGGCAGAATCGCTGGTATCGATGGGGCTTTCGACCGCCAAGCGCGGCGCCTATGCCACGCCACTCGCCAAGCCCTATCGCGGATTGCTTGAAGCGTTCGGGCCGGACAGGCT